One genomic window of Candidatus Eisenbacteria bacterium includes the following:
- a CDS encoding DUF1446 domain-containing protein has translation MPETIRIANAGGYWGDDLGQFRRQVELGPVDYVTLDFLAEITMSIMQKQRARDPRAGFARDFVKQVEDTLALLIARDVRVITNAGGVNPIACRDALLETAAKRDLPLEVAAVVGDDLMDRIAELNAAGASLDNMDDGAPFAGVRERVSSANAYYGAWPVVEALASGARIVVTGRCTDTGITLAPMIHAFGWAADDWDRLAAGIVAGHIVECGAQSTGGNFTDWRRVPRFEAIGYPLIEVSADGSFVVTKHAGTGGAVTVRTVKEQLVYEMGDPRGYITPDVVADFASIRLEQAGRDRVRVWGVKGRPAPASLKVSAAYADGWKASGSLIISAPDAAAKARAFAALFWKRLGLTFAATHTELIGHSACWGPLAPPVEAPEVLLRLSVRDDDRAKIEAFSKMVPAVILSGPPGVAVTGGRPQAQEVVAYWPALVPRDLVRPRLVTAAGERALDWPTPLVPAPKPAPLAKEAWPRAKGAAGSVRVPLSALAHGRSGDKGDTANVGVVARSPEIYPWLARTLTAAVVKRRFKGICLGKVERHEVPNLWALNFLLHESLGGGGTVSLRLDAQGKTLSHALLAMEVRAPRALLAAARRGDAADGAPARRAGAPARRAKSKRRR, from the coding sequence ATGCCCGAGACGATCCGCATCGCCAACGCCGGCGGTTACTGGGGAGACGACCTCGGGCAGTTCCGCCGCCAGGTCGAGCTCGGGCCGGTGGACTACGTGACGCTCGATTTCCTCGCCGAGATCACGATGTCCATCATGCAGAAGCAGCGCGCGCGCGACCCGCGCGCCGGCTTCGCCCGCGATTTCGTGAAGCAGGTCGAGGACACGCTCGCGCTGCTGATCGCACGCGACGTCCGCGTCATCACCAACGCGGGCGGCGTGAATCCGATCGCCTGCCGCGACGCCCTGCTCGAGACCGCCGCGAAGCGCGACCTGCCGCTCGAGGTCGCGGCCGTCGTCGGCGACGACCTCATGGACCGCATCGCCGAGCTGAACGCCGCCGGCGCCTCGCTCGACAACATGGACGACGGCGCGCCGTTCGCGGGCGTACGGGAACGCGTCAGCAGCGCCAACGCCTACTACGGCGCGTGGCCGGTGGTCGAGGCGCTGGCGAGCGGGGCGCGCATCGTCGTGACCGGTCGCTGCACGGACACCGGCATCACGCTGGCGCCGATGATCCACGCCTTCGGCTGGGCGGCCGACGACTGGGACCGGCTCGCCGCCGGCATCGTCGCCGGGCACATCGTCGAGTGCGGCGCGCAGTCCACCGGCGGCAACTTCACCGACTGGCGGCGTGTTCCGCGCTTCGAGGCGATCGGCTATCCGCTGATCGAGGTGAGCGCCGACGGCTCTTTCGTGGTGACCAAGCACGCCGGCACCGGCGGCGCGGTCACCGTGCGCACCGTCAAGGAGCAGCTCGTCTACGAGATGGGCGATCCGCGCGGCTACATCACGCCCGACGTGGTCGCCGACTTCGCGAGCATCCGGCTCGAGCAGGCCGGGCGCGACCGCGTGCGCGTCTGGGGCGTGAAGGGCCGGCCCGCTCCCGCTTCGCTCAAGGTGAGCGCCGCGTACGCCGACGGCTGGAAGGCGAGCGGCTCGCTCATCATCTCGGCGCCCGACGCCGCCGCGAAGGCGCGCGCGTTCGCGGCGCTCTTCTGGAAGCGCCTCGGCTTGACGTTCGCCGCCACGCACACCGAGCTGATCGGTCATTCCGCGTGCTGGGGCCCGCTCGCGCCGCCCGTCGAGGCGCCCGAGGTCCTGCTGCGCCTGTCGGTGCGCGACGACGATCGCGCGAAGATCGAGGCGTTCTCGAAGATGGTGCCGGCCGTGATCCTTTCCGGCCCGCCGGGCGTCGCGGTGACCGGCGGCCGCCCGCAGGCGCAGGAGGTCGTCGCCTACTGGCCGGCGCTCGTGCCCCGCGATCTCGTGCGGCCGCGCCTCGTGACCGCCGCGGGCGAGCGCGCGCTCGACTGGCCGACGCCGCTGGTTCCGGCGCCGAAGCCCGCGCCGCTGGCGAAGGAGGCCTGGCCGAGGGCGAAGGGAGCCGCGGGCAGCGTGCGCGTTCCGCTGTCGGCGCTCGCGCACGGCAGGAGCGGCGACAAGGGCGACACCGCGAACGTCGGCGTTGTCGCGCGCAGTCCCGAGATCTACCCGTGGCTCGCGCGCACGCTCACGGCGGCGGTCGTCAAGCGGCGCTTCAAGGGAATCTGCCTCGGCAAGGTCGAGCGCCACGAGGTGCCGAACCTGTGGGCGCTCAACTTCCTGCTGCACGAATCGCTGGGCGGCGGCGGCACGGTCAGCCTGCGGCTCGACGCACAGGGCAAGACGCTCTCGCACGCGCTGCTGGCGATGGAAGTGCGCGCGCCGAGGGCGCTGCTCGCGGCCGCCCGGCGCGGCGACGCCGCCGACGGCGCGCCGGCCCGGCGGGCGGGAGCGCCCGCGCGGCGCGCGAAGTCGAAGCGCCGGCGCTGA
- a CDS encoding YbaY family lipoprotein has protein sequence MRPRFPLILLGGCLAVALGSCRASRPEILGLVHPRSTVTVPAGAELEVQVADVTRENEAPVVIARRLYGPLGAPPWPFQLRADSLSVLDPRHAYAVQARVLLHGRPLFVSKRRTTVNPARLADTLEVVVEPVPRTVGVLPGAPAGEAPGAWNPRERPATLPSPVSTRSTGLAGGLDPTAARGPLARNTRPR, from the coding sequence ATGCGACCCCGTTTCCCGCTGATCCTGCTTGGCGGCTGTCTCGCCGTCGCGCTCGGCTCCTGCCGGGCGAGCCGCCCCGAGATCCTGGGGCTGGTGCACCCGCGCTCGACGGTGACCGTTCCCGCCGGCGCCGAGCTCGAGGTCCAGGTGGCCGACGTCACGCGCGAGAACGAGGCCCCGGTGGTGATCGCCCGGCGCCTCTACGGACCGCTCGGCGCGCCGCCGTGGCCGTTCCAGCTGCGCGCCGACAGCCTTTCGGTTCTCGACCCGCGGCACGCCTACGCCGTGCAGGCCCGCGTGCTGCTTCACGGCAGGCCGCTGTTCGTCAGCAAGCGGCGGACGACCGTGAATCCGGCGCGGCTCGCCGACACGCTGGAAGTGGTCGTCGAGCCGGTGCCGCGCACCGTGGGCGTGCTGCCCGGCGCGCCCGCGGGTGAAGCGCCCGGGGCGTGGAATCCCCGCGAACGCCCTGCTACATTGCCGTCTCCCGTTTCCACACGATCCACTGGCCTCGCCGGCGGGCTGGACCCGACCGCCGCGCGCGGGCCGCTCGCCCGGAACACGAGGCCCCGATGA
- a CDS encoding DUF488 domain-containing protein, protein MKVLLKRAYEPPAASDGKRILVDRLWPRGIAKAKAKIDLWLKDVAPSTGLRKWFGHDPERWAEFRKRYRAELRNSPALAELKSLARRSRITLIYAARDEVHNEALLLKQILDRSA, encoded by the coding sequence ATGAAGGTCCTGCTGAAGCGTGCGTACGAACCGCCGGCGGCATCGGACGGCAAGCGAATCCTGGTGGACCGGCTCTGGCCGCGCGGGATCGCGAAGGCGAAGGCGAAGATCGATCTCTGGCTCAAGGACGTCGCCCCGTCCACCGGGCTACGCAAGTGGTTCGGGCACGATCCCGAGAGATGGGCCGAGTTCAGGAAGCGCTACCGCGCCGAGCTCCGGAACAGCCCGGCGCTCGCGGAGCTCAAGTCGCTCGCCCGAAGGAGCCGGATCACGCTGATCTACGCGGCCCGGGACGAAGTCCACAACGAAGCGCTGCTCCTCAAGCAGATCCTGGACCGCAGCGCCTGA
- a CDS encoding 3-hydroxyacyl-CoA dehydrogenase, whose protein sequence is MSVHTVAILGAGLMGRGIAYVSALGGFTTRLHDASRPQLEKGLAEIDAILEKGFATGKVGHADAIASRKRLSGADSLEAAVAEADLVIEAVPERIELKIEVFAELDRLAPPHAILASNTSSLSVTEMAAATRRAPQVVGMHFFNPVHRMKLLEIVRALETSEATIAACEAAGARMGKESVVVRESPGFVTSRINAMIGNEAFYMLQEGVASAADIDKALKLGLNHPMGPFELVDLVGLDTRLSILKFLHRSLGEKFRPCPLLEQYVAAGRLGRKSGRGVYEYAHKG, encoded by the coding sequence GTGAGCGTCCACACCGTCGCGATTCTCGGCGCGGGACTGATGGGACGGGGCATCGCCTACGTCTCGGCGCTCGGAGGATTCACGACCCGGCTGCACGACGCTTCGCGGCCGCAGCTCGAAAAGGGCCTCGCCGAGATCGACGCCATCCTCGAGAAGGGCTTCGCCACCGGCAAGGTCGGACACGCGGACGCCATCGCTTCGCGCAAGCGCCTGTCGGGCGCGGACTCGCTCGAGGCGGCGGTCGCGGAAGCCGACCTTGTGATCGAGGCGGTGCCCGAGCGGATCGAGCTCAAGATCGAGGTCTTCGCCGAGCTGGACCGGCTCGCGCCGCCGCACGCGATTCTCGCCTCGAACACCTCCTCGCTGTCGGTCACCGAGATGGCCGCGGCCACCCGCCGCGCCCCGCAGGTCGTGGGAATGCACTTCTTCAATCCGGTGCACCGCATGAAACTGCTCGAGATCGTGCGCGCGCTCGAGACGAGCGAGGCGACGATCGCGGCCTGCGAAGCGGCCGGCGCGCGCATGGGCAAGGAAAGCGTGGTGGTGCGCGAGTCGCCCGGGTTCGTGACCTCGCGCATCAACGCCATGATCGGCAACGAGGCCTTCTACATGCTGCAGGAGGGCGTCGCGAGCGCCGCCGACATCGACAAGGCGCTCAAGCTGGGCCTGAACCATCCGATGGGCCCGTTCGAGCTGGTGGACCTGGTCGGACTCGACACGCGGCTGTCCATCCTGAAGTTCCTGCACCGCTCGCTGGGCGAGAAGTTCCGGCCGTGCCCGTTGCTCGAGCAGTACGTCGCCGCCGGACGGCTCGGCCGCAAGTCCGGTCGCGGCGTTTACGAATACGCGCACAAGGGCTGA
- a CDS encoding biotin transporter BioY: MTSLTRSQTLADAAMPRAGTLHNAALVVIASLLTAAAAQLEIRLPWTPVPVSGQTFAVLLAGVVLGARRAFLAQMLYLLEGACGLPVFSGGAAGALVMAGPTGGYLVSFPFAAFVTGALAERAWDRRPATMFLAMLLGSTVIFALGLAQLSRFVPADRLLASGLLPFVPGDLAKSALAALAFPVAWRFVRGLEAK, from the coding sequence ATGACCTCCCTGACTCGCTCGCAGACGCTCGCGGACGCGGCGATGCCGCGCGCCGGAACGCTGCACAACGCCGCGCTCGTCGTGATCGCCTCGCTGCTCACCGCGGCGGCGGCGCAGCTCGAGATCCGCCTGCCGTGGACGCCGGTGCCGGTCAGCGGCCAGACGTTCGCGGTGCTGCTCGCGGGCGTCGTGCTCGGCGCGCGGCGCGCGTTCCTCGCCCAGATGCTCTACCTGCTCGAAGGCGCGTGCGGGCTGCCGGTCTTCTCGGGCGGCGCCGCCGGCGCGCTCGTGATGGCCGGTCCGACCGGCGGCTACCTGGTTTCGTTCCCGTTCGCGGCGTTCGTCACCGGCGCGCTCGCCGAACGCGCGTGGGACCGGCGCCCGGCGACGATGTTCCTCGCCATGCTACTCGGCAGCACCGTGATCTTCGCGCTCGGCCTCGCGCAGCTCTCGCGCTTCGTGCCCGCCGATCGGCTGCTGGCGAGCGGCCTGCTGCCGTTCGTGCCGGGCGACCTCGCCAAGTCCGCGCTCGCGGCGCTGGCGTTTCCGGTCGCGTGGCGGTTCGTCCGGGGGCTGGAGGCGAAGTGA
- a CDS encoding thiolase family protein, producing the protein MSQPRVLLAGAVRTPIGSFGGSLLPTNAAHLGGIVAATALERAGVPAESVDELLFGHARQAGNGPNIARQIVRRAALSDAVPAFTIHKACASGMQAIVSAAQSVRLGDSDVVVAGGVEHMSSVPFLVMNARWGKKLGDEPLVDSMYRDGYLCPLCDQVMGETAETLADDYAIPRAEQDAYALRSHQRAARAWEAGVFDTEIVPVPVGEGRRATVFARDEHFRADASLESMAKLRPVFRKDGTVTAGNASAITDGAAALAVLSEAAAAKHGVSPLGALLGATSVGVDPARMGISPVPAVRELLDKHRLALADIDVVELNEAFAAQVLACDRELKFDHERLNPNGGGIALGHPTGCSGARIVVALLHELRRRKGRYGVATLCVSGGQGMAVLVERV; encoded by the coding sequence ATGAGCCAGCCTCGCGTCCTGCTTGCCGGCGCCGTCCGAACGCCTATCGGCAGCTTCGGCGGATCGCTGCTGCCGACGAACGCCGCGCACCTCGGCGGGATCGTCGCCGCCACGGCGCTCGAGCGCGCGGGCGTGCCGGCGGAGTCGGTGGACGAACTGCTCTTCGGCCACGCGCGCCAGGCGGGCAACGGACCCAACATCGCGCGGCAGATCGTGCGGCGCGCGGCGCTGTCCGACGCCGTGCCCGCCTTCACGATCCACAAGGCGTGCGCGAGCGGCATGCAGGCGATCGTCTCGGCCGCGCAGTCGGTGCGGCTCGGCGACTCCGACGTGGTCGTGGCCGGCGGCGTCGAGCACATGTCGAGCGTGCCGTTCCTGGTCATGAACGCGCGCTGGGGAAAGAAGCTCGGCGACGAGCCTCTGGTGGACTCGATGTATCGCGACGGCTACCTGTGCCCGCTCTGCGATCAGGTGATGGGCGAGACCGCCGAGACGCTCGCCGACGATTACGCGATCCCGCGCGCCGAACAGGACGCGTACGCGCTGCGCAGCCACCAGCGCGCCGCGCGCGCGTGGGAGGCCGGCGTCTTCGATACCGAGATCGTGCCCGTGCCGGTGGGGGAGGGCCGGCGCGCGACCGTCTTCGCGCGCGACGAACACTTCCGTGCCGATGCGAGCCTCGAGTCCATGGCGAAGCTCCGGCCCGTGTTCCGCAAGGACGGCACCGTCACCGCCGGCAACGCCTCGGCGATCACCGACGGCGCCGCGGCGCTGGCCGTGCTCTCGGAGGCCGCGGCCGCGAAGCACGGCGTGAGCCCGCTCGGCGCGCTGCTCGGCGCGACGAGCGTCGGCGTGGACCCGGCGCGCATGGGGATCAGCCCGGTGCCGGCCGTCCGCGAGCTGCTCGACAAGCACCGCCTCGCGCTCGCCGACATTGACGTCGTCGAGCTGAACGAGGCGTTCGCCGCCCAGGTGCTCGCCTGCGATCGGGAGCTGAAGTTCGACCACGAGCGGCTCAACCCCAACGGCGGCGGAATCGCCCTCGGCCACCCGACCGGCTGCAGCGGCGCCCGGATCGTGGTCGCCCTGCTCCACGAGCTGCGGCGGCGCAAAGGCCGCTACGGCGTTGCGACGCTTTGCGTCAGCGGCGGCCAGGGTATGGCGGTGCTGGTCGAGCGGGTGTAG
- a CDS encoding diguanylate cyclase, whose translation MISRTRFTRWLPAGLRPRLMLLIAFTVGSSMALMVVQAARQRDAAIGAAAAEAALMSRLAAVAADNLLARSPRLAGTLADFDSASVRSPAATRRRLEHLLAYVGSDVEAGLRSGGRAHSRLPGRTAFLVVDRRGRVVAQRPPLAARRGDSVLTAPPLAPGRWIERVRGGEGHPHIVAFAPLPGAEPPSLYVGVSLDRAEIVAGARREFANNLAVLLLVGAIVAVVAWFGAQAVVVRRVEALVGATERLREGDLSARTGLPYGRGELSVLSRAFDVMAAALERGLEARERDEARLRASEAHKSAVLEAALDGLMVLDGDGVLLEWNPAARRLFGAREPGDSRPRAGHLLPGLELPGANEAGDGRRFETVGLRADGTEFPVEVGLTRIAGRAQFVATVRDLTERKRWERSVEALTFVDDLTGLFNRRGFSMFAAQQLRLAARSGQRVVIVSADVDGLKAINDTYGHAEGDRAIIEMAVLLRRSFRETDVVARFGGDEFVVLATETESNGADSALERLVNLLELRNSGGGTSWPLRASFGWIRTDSRSAPPLGELIARADARMYEHRRAARAAVR comes from the coding sequence ATGATTTCCCGCACGAGGTTCACCCGCTGGCTTCCCGCCGGGTTGCGTCCCCGGCTCATGCTGCTCATCGCATTCACCGTGGGCAGCTCGATGGCGCTGATGGTCGTCCAGGCCGCGCGGCAGCGCGATGCCGCGATCGGCGCGGCGGCCGCGGAAGCCGCGCTCATGAGCCGCCTCGCCGCGGTCGCGGCCGACAACCTGCTGGCGCGCTCGCCGCGCCTGGCGGGAACGCTCGCAGACTTCGACTCCGCGAGCGTGCGTTCTCCCGCGGCGACGCGCCGCAGGCTCGAGCATCTGCTCGCGTACGTCGGCTCGGACGTCGAAGCCGGCCTGCGGAGCGGCGGCCGCGCCCACTCGCGCCTGCCCGGGCGCACGGCGTTCCTCGTCGTGGACCGCCGCGGCCGGGTCGTGGCGCAGAGGCCGCCGCTGGCGGCACGACGGGGCGATTCGGTGCTGACCGCGCCCCCGCTGGCTCCGGGCCGCTGGATCGAGCGCGTCCGCGGCGGCGAGGGGCACCCGCACATCGTGGCGTTCGCGCCGCTGCCGGGAGCGGAGCCCCCTTCGCTCTACGTGGGCGTCAGCCTCGACCGCGCGGAGATCGTGGCCGGTGCACGACGTGAGTTCGCCAACAACCTCGCCGTGCTGCTGCTGGTCGGCGCGATCGTCGCCGTCGTCGCCTGGTTCGGCGCCCAGGCGGTCGTCGTGCGCCGGGTCGAGGCGCTGGTCGGGGCGACCGAGCGATTGCGGGAAGGCGACCTGTCGGCGCGCACCGGCCTGCCCTACGGTCGTGGCGAGCTGTCGGTGCTGTCGCGCGCGTTCGACGTCATGGCGGCGGCGCTGGAGCGCGGGCTCGAAGCGCGCGAGCGCGACGAGGCCCGCCTGCGCGCGAGCGAGGCGCACAAGTCGGCGGTGCTCGAAGCGGCGCTCGACGGGCTCATGGTGCTCGACGGCGACGGGGTGCTGCTCGAATGGAACCCGGCCGCCCGGCGGCTGTTCGGCGCCCGCGAGCCCGGCGACTCGCGGCCGCGCGCCGGCCACCTCCTCCCGGGACTGGAGCTGCCGGGCGCGAACGAGGCCGGGGACGGGCGGCGGTTCGAGACGGTCGGGTTGCGTGCGGACGGCACCGAGTTCCCCGTCGAGGTCGGCCTGACGCGCATCGCCGGCCGCGCGCAGTTCGTGGCCACGGTGCGCGATCTGACCGAGCGCAAGCGCTGGGAGCGGTCCGTCGAAGCGCTGACCTTCGTGGACGACCTGACCGGGCTCTTCAACCGCCGCGGGTTCTCGATGTTCGCCGCGCAGCAGCTTCGCCTCGCGGCGCGTTCGGGCCAGCGGGTCGTGATCGTGTCGGCGGACGTGGACGGCCTCAAGGCCATCAACGACACGTACGGCCACGCCGAGGGGGACCGGGCCATCATCGAGATGGCGGTCCTGCTGCGGCGCAGCTTCCGCGAGACGGACGTGGTCGCGCGCTTCGGCGGCGACGAGTTCGTGGTGCTCGCGACCGAAACCGAGTCGAACGGCGCGGACTCGGCGCTGGAGCGGCTTGTGAACCTGCTCGAGCTGCGGAACTCGGGCGGCGGAACGAGCTGGCCGCTGCGGGCGAGCTTCGGCTGGATCCGCACGGACTCCCGGTCGGCGCCGCCGCTCGGCGAGCTGATCGCACGCGCCGACGCGCGCATGTACGAGCATCGCCGGGCCGCCCGCGCCGCAGTTCGGTGA
- a CDS encoding aldehyde dehydrogenase family protein gives MSETLAPVRPGKLIIGGEAVDAASGATFETHNPATEERITTVAEAGAEDVDRAVKAARAAFESGPWPKMKPAERARVLHRLGDLILANADELARLETLDNGKPIFESRQIDIPMVAGCFHYFSGWASKLTGETTNVSPAFFTYTLREPVGVVGAIIPWNFPMIMVGWKAAPALAAGNTVIVKPAAETPLSAIRIGELALEAGLPPGVLNIVPGRGSVAGEALVQHAHVDKISFTGSTEVGQHIMRAAAGSVKKLTLELGGKSPNIVFADADLDAAVRGAMNGIFYGKGEVCAAGSRLLVEKAVYDDFVSKLAERAKKLVPADPMDPRTRLGALVNVKQMNSVLGYVETGVREGARLVAGGARQPVNGKGTFVQATVLADVNNGMRVAQEEIFGPVLAVIPFDGADDAVAKANDVFYGLASGVWTRDVKKAHSVARRLKAGTVWINTYNYFDPGMPFGGYKGSGFGRDLGAACLNEYTQLKSVWLNLE, from the coding sequence ATGTCGGAAACGCTGGCTCCGGTTCGGCCGGGCAAGCTCATCATCGGCGGCGAGGCCGTGGACGCGGCTTCGGGCGCCACGTTCGAGACGCACAATCCGGCGACCGAGGAGCGCATCACCACGGTCGCCGAGGCGGGCGCCGAGGACGTGGACCGCGCCGTGAAGGCGGCGCGCGCCGCGTTCGAGAGCGGACCGTGGCCGAAGATGAAGCCCGCCGAGCGCGCCCGCGTGCTGCACCGCCTCGGCGACCTGATCCTCGCGAACGCCGACGAGCTCGCGCGCCTCGAAACCCTGGACAACGGCAAGCCCATCTTCGAATCGCGCCAGATCGACATCCCGATGGTGGCCGGCTGCTTCCATTACTTCTCGGGCTGGGCCAGCAAGCTGACCGGAGAGACGACGAACGTCTCGCCCGCGTTCTTCACGTACACGCTGCGCGAGCCGGTCGGCGTCGTGGGCGCGATCATCCCGTGGAACTTCCCGATGATCATGGTTGGCTGGAAGGCCGCCCCCGCCCTGGCGGCGGGCAACACCGTGATCGTCAAGCCGGCCGCCGAGACGCCGCTGTCGGCGATCCGCATCGGCGAGCTGGCGCTCGAGGCCGGCCTGCCGCCGGGCGTGCTCAACATCGTGCCCGGCCGCGGTTCGGTCGCGGGCGAAGCGCTGGTGCAGCACGCGCACGTGGACAAGATCAGCTTCACCGGCTCGACCGAGGTGGGACAGCACATCATGCGGGCGGCCGCCGGCTCGGTGAAGAAGCTGACGCTCGAGCTGGGCGGCAAGTCGCCGAACATCGTGTTCGCCGACGCCGATCTCGACGCGGCCGTGCGCGGCGCCATGAACGGCATCTTCTACGGCAAGGGCGAGGTCTGCGCCGCGGGTTCCCGGCTGCTCGTCGAAAAGGCGGTGTACGACGACTTCGTGTCGAAGCTCGCCGAGCGCGCGAAGAAGCTCGTGCCGGCGGACCCGATGGACCCCAGGACCCGCCTCGGCGCGCTCGTCAACGTGAAGCAGATGAACAGCGTGCTCGGCTACGTCGAGACGGGCGTCCGGGAAGGCGCCAGGCTGGTCGCCGGAGGCGCCCGTCAGCCGGTCAACGGCAAGGGCACGTTCGTCCAGGCGACGGTGCTCGCCGACGTGAACAACGGCATGCGGGTCGCGCAGGAGGAGATCTTCGGACCGGTGCTGGCGGTGATCCCGTTCGACGGCGCGGACGACGCGGTCGCGAAGGCCAACGACGTGTTCTACGGTCTCGCCTCCGGCGTCTGGACGCGCGACGTGAAGAAGGCGCACTCCGTGGCGCGCCGGCTCAAGGCCGGCACGGTCTGGATCAACACCTACAATTACTTCGATCCCGGCATGCCGTTCGGGGGCTACAAGGGGAGCGGCTTCGGACGCGACCTCGGCGCCGCGTGCCTGAACGAGTACACTCAATTGAAGAGCGTCTGGCTGAACCTCGAATAG
- a CDS encoding VOC family protein, whose amino-acid sequence MGRLHCIILLTPELERQKAFYEHKLGLGVARTSPDWVSFTLRGASLVLRAAPAGAAAELQIAILAQPLAARVEALAARGVAFEGGIEDEPACRLALLKDPDGNHVRLVEPKDAEPQANWPRLSYAIVNSSRFASTLHFYREVLGLRVVEEHEGWVEFDTGPTRLVIHDRDEGDSLTLHAGQRVTFAIEDEDLDAWADELRERGVTFAAAPMEADLGVQAEVEDADGWFVVLHGPPPEEPREEELAEDFLDDDDAPARTQMIRKPGESSGESTKKRLTAGKLARKTSERAATKNFEGLSRPREGERGGAPGRGEGSAPGPRPAGPGGPPRPGGFGSGPRPAGPGGPPRPGGFGSGPRPAGPGGPPRPGGSGSGPRPGGPGGPSRSGGPPRPGGPRPGGPGGPPRPGGPRPGGPSRPGGSSGERG is encoded by the coding sequence ATGGGCCGCCTGCACTGCATCATCCTGCTGACCCCCGAACTCGAACGCCAGAAGGCGTTCTACGAGCACAAGCTCGGACTCGGCGTCGCCCGGACTTCCCCCGACTGGGTTTCGTTCACGCTGCGCGGCGCGTCGCTGGTGCTGCGCGCGGCTCCGGCCGGCGCCGCCGCCGAACTCCAGATCGCGATCCTCGCGCAACCCCTCGCCGCGCGCGTCGAGGCGCTGGCCGCCCGGGGCGTGGCGTTCGAGGGTGGCATCGAGGACGAGCCCGCGTGCCGGCTCGCGCTGCTGAAGGATCCCGACGGGAACCACGTGCGGCTCGTGGAGCCGAAGGACGCGGAGCCGCAGGCGAACTGGCCGCGGCTTTCGTACGCGATCGTGAACTCGTCCCGCTTCGCGAGCACCCTGCACTTCTACCGCGAGGTCCTCGGTCTGCGCGTGGTCGAGGAGCACGAAGGCTGGGTCGAGTTCGACACCGGCCCGACCCGGCTGGTGATCCACGACCGCGACGAGGGCGACTCGCTGACGCTGCACGCCGGGCAGCGCGTGACGTTCGCGATCGAGGACGAGGACCTGGATGCGTGGGCCGACGAACTGCGCGAGCGCGGCGTCACGTTCGCGGCCGCGCCCATGGAGGCCGACCTCGGCGTGCAGGCCGAGGTCGAGGACGCCGACGGCTGGTTCGTCGTGCTGCACGGCCCGCCGCCCGAGGAGCCGCGCGAGGAGGAACTCGCCGAGGACTTCCTCGACGACGACGACGCGCCGGCGCGCACGCAGATGATCCGCAAGCCCGGCGAGAGTTCGGGCGAGAGCACCAAGAAGCGCCTGACCGCGGGCAAGCTCGCGCGCAAGACCAGCGAGCGGGCGGCGACCAAGAACTTCGAGGGCCTCTCGCGCCCGCGCGAAGGCGAACGTGGCGGTGCGCCCGGGCGCGGTGAGGGCTCGGCGCCGGGACCGCGTCCGGCCGGACCCGGCGGCCCGCCGCGTCCGGGCGGCTTTGGTTCAGGTCCTCGCCCCGCCGGACCCGGCGGCCCGCCGCGTCCGGGCGGATTTGGTTCAGGTCCCAGACCTGCCGGACCGGGCGGTCCGCCACGACCAGGTGGTTCTGGTTCAGGCCCCAGGCCCGGTGGCCCGGGGGGTCCGTCTCGCTCGGGCGGCCCTCCCCGTCCCGGCGGCCCGAGGCCGGGCGGACCCGGCGGCCCGCCTCGTCCGGGTGGCCCGCGGCCCGGCGGTCCGTCGCGCCCCGGCGGCTCCAGTGGCGAGCGCGGCTGA